AGACAATGTCCCGTGTGGCCCTTTGATCCCGGAAGATAAAGAGAGAGTTCCTACTGGCGTGTGTTTTGAGCGTTGCCCAGCCAGGTGGAGATAAACTGTCCTGCGGCTTTCTCGTCGAGGGTGTCCATGCCGAGAAGTCTTGTCCATGCCGTCAGAACGATCCGATGAGGAAGCGAAGGATTGGGTGCCACGATCACCGCTTTCCCTTCCTCGAGCCCCAGTGAAGGGGAGTAGGTGTCGAAGGAGGACGCGATCTTTTTGAGCGCCTCGACGGTATGGGGGCAGGTGCAGTTGTACTGGATCAAAACGTTTCCGTGCTCCAGAAGATGGACCTGGATGTAGGCCGGCAGCGGTGAAGAGGGGGTGTAGCTGTCGATAAACTGTTCCATGTGCGGTCCCGACGTGGGCGGATTCGAGTTGTACTGAAACTTCTGGAGACGGGCAAGGTCCCAGTGATCGTGTCCCTGAGATGGATAGAACATTCCCGGATGGGTTGCGTCTGTCGCGGCAGAAACAGGTGTTGTGGCAGGACTGGTGGCGGCGGATGAGGAAACAGTGTTCTGGGGGTTCGACGGATTTTTCTGCCGGCTGACATAGACGAAGAAAACGGTCAGGATGAACAGAACCAGAATGAGAGGCCAACGGGAAAGCAGGGAATTTTTTCTGGCCGGTGCTGCAGACATGAGGGACACGTCCTTTCAGGTTCAGGGTCGTTGGTATTCTTGAAAGAATGAATGCGATATCGGACATCTGTGCGACGGACTGAAGTCACACGGATGATCCGGGACATTTTTTTATTATCGCCGGAGAAGCCCCGTTGATCAATGAGTCTTTGTCTCGTCGGGAGAAAAGCCCGGAAAAACAGGAATACGCCTTCTCCATTTTTCCGGGCGGCAAGAGACAGGGGGAATGTCAGAAGAAGCCGGGCATCATCATGCCGGGGCCAAAAAATCCGGGCCCCATAAATCCCGGGTCCATGAATCCCGGATCCATCATGTCCATTGGCATGGGAGGGGGGGCAGGAGCCTGGGCATGGAGATGGCGTCCCCGGATGACGGGAATGCGAACTCGCCGCCCTCCCGCTGTCTTCAGGTCCGTCGGTCCGATGACAGTTCCGATGACTTCCACCTTATGTCCCGGTTTGTAGCGGTCGGCGGGAAGGAATTCGTCGGTCACGATCTCGAAAATTCCCATGGAAGGCTTTTCCGTATCGGGATGGAGCTCTTTCCCCAACGGATACTCTTTCACGATGATCGTACTGACCATGCCCTTCCGGGTAATGTTCAGAATTTTTCCGCCCAGAATGACATGCTGTCCCTGGAGGGATTCCGGGTGATGGGCGATGTCACGGAAAAGAATCTGCCGATCGGCCCATCGGACTTCCTGTTTGGGGAAAGGTGGCGAATCAAACAGCGCGCATCCTGAAAAAACAGAAAAGACAACGGCAAACATGGTAAAGACGCGGAGTTTTCCGCTGAACCGGAAAAATGGTCTTCCGGGTGGATGGATCGGCATGAGATTTCCCTCCTTCGCGGGTTATTCGGAAAGCCGGAGAAGAGCGGTCGGGAAGTGTCCGGGGAGACGCTCGAAAAACGATGGAACGGCTCCCCGAGAAGTGTAGCACATCCGGTTTCCTCTCTGTGGCGAACAGGAGAGTGCTTTCCTTCCGGTAAGGTCCAGTCCAGCATGATGCCAGAGGATCCGGACACCGGAGAAATGTCTAGGGCATCCGATGGGCTTCGCAATACCAGGAAGATCCCTTGACGCCATTAATGGCCTGGATCACCTCGGATTCCTTGAGTTTGTCCCCATTGCCCTGAACCGTCACCTGATCCTGGGTTTTGTTGTAGGCGACATGCTGCACTCCCGGGACACCCATCAGGGCTTTCGTGACGTCGTCCAGGTAGAAATTGCAGTACTGCCCTCCCAGGCGAAGGGTCAGCTTTTCCGGCGCGCTGAAGGCCGGGGCCGGACCGGAAAGGGATGTTCCCAGGAGCACGAGGGCTGTGAAAGCCAGAATTTTTATCTTCATGACGATCTCCTTCTTTGAGGACCGGCCTTCACTTTTCGCGCTCCCGCCATTCAGGCCGAGAGAGCGTGTCCTGTCCACGGTGAATGACCGGATTGGGGGGATAATTACACTATACCCCTTCGTCCGGACGCGGAGATTCCGGGCGAGAGCGTCAGACTAACGACGTCACTTCCCGAAGGAGTGATAAAGAGAAAGTCAGTGACGGATGTGGCCCAGAAAGCCGATCCAGCCGGCCAGACCCGCAAGGGTTGCAAGAAGGACCGGGACGGTGAGGACAATTCCCACGCGCATATAGAGACCCCACCCGATATGTTCTCCCTTCTTTTCCAGAACATGCAGCCAGAGAAGAGTGGCCAGGCTTCCAATGGGGGTAAACTTCGGGCCCAGATCACACCCGATGACATTCGCATAGATCATGGATTCGCGAATGCCGTCCGGAAAGGAGCCGGCTCCCTGGATGGACAAGGCCCCGATCAGAACCGATGGCAGGTTGTTCATGACGGAGGACAGGAGAGCAGACAGGAATCCGGTGCCGATAGTCGCGACCCAGAGACCATGGGAGGCAAGGTCTGCGAGAAGAGTTGAGAGAAAAGCCGTCAGGTTGGCGTTTTTCAGGCCATAGACGACCAGGTACATCCCCATGCTGAAGAGGACGATTTGCCAGGGGGCGCCCTTCAAAACAGGGATGATGGGAATGAGCCGCCCTTTTCCCCCGGTGTATGCGCGGGCCGCGATCAGGAGGAGGAGGATGGCTGCCGATGAGGTCACAAGAGAGACCGGGATTCCAAGAGGTGCACTCACGAAATAGACGATCAGGAGAAGGAAGAGGAGGGCAAATCCCCATCGGAAGACGACCGGATCCCGGATAGCGTGCCGGGGGGATTCCAGGAGAGACAAATTATAGGATTCCGGAAGGTGGCGCCTGTAGTAAAGCCAGAGAACCAGCAGGGTTGAAACTCCCGAGAGAATGTCCACTGGCACCATCACCTGGGAGTAGCGGACGAAAGAGATGTGAAAAAAGTCAGCCGAAACGATGTTCACAAGGTTTGAGATGATGAATGGGAGAGAGGTTGTGTCGGCGACAAACCCGGTGGCAATGACGAACGCCAGTGCCCCGGACGGGGTCAACCCCAGGGAGAGGAGCATCGCCAGGACGATCGGTGTCAGAATCAGTGCCGCACCATCGTTTGCGAAGACGGCAGAAACCCCCATTCCGAGGAGAATCACGAGGAAAAAAAGACGCGAAGGACGTCCCTGTCCCAGTCGGCCCATGTGAAGTGCCGCCCAGTGAAAAAAACCGGCTTCGTCCAGGAGCAGGGAGAGGATGATCAGGGCCACGAATGTAAACGTGGCATCCCAAATAATGCTCCACACAACGGGGACGTCTTTCCAGTGCACAACGCCCAGAGCAAGATCGGCGGCTGCCCCGATCAGGGCACTCCAGCCGATTCCGAGCCCCCGTGGCTGGAGGATAACCAGCATGAGTGTGAGGATAAAAACAATGGCGGCCAGCATGAATCAGTTTGTCGCCATGAAGGGAAGAGGCCTGTCCAGGATGTCTATGCCTAGGCGTTGAAAGAGGTCCCGGATGCGGCTTTCAATTTCGTCACGGGTCCGGGTGAACGCCAGATAGATTTCCCGCGAAGAGCCATGGATCCGGTCGGGATCGGGAATCGGCCAATGTTCTTTCCGGACTCCGGGAGGAAGAACCGGACAGGATTCGTCGGCTTCTCCGCAGACCGTCACCACCAGATTGGCCCACCGGAGAAGAGAGGCATCAACAGGAGTCGAGGATTGTCCGGAAAGATCGATCCCTCTTTCTCGCATGACGGAAATGGCCAGCGGGTTCACTCCATCCGGGTGAGGGTGTGTTCCTGCGGAACGGACGTCCACCCATGCTCCGCCAAGAGCTCTCGCCCATCCAAAAGAAATCTGCGAACGACAGGCATTTTGAGTGCACAGAAAGAGCAATCGGGTCGGGGCCTGTACCGGACAAAAATTCTGTGACAATTGGTAGGACCGGTTCTGAAAGTCCGGCCTCGTTTCGTACAACGTGGTCAGAAAGGTCCTCGTCCAGGCGGGCAGACTTCGGGCGAGGCTGTAATAGATCCACTGGCCTTTCCGGAGAGGTTCGACAAGGCCTTTTGCCCGGAGTACCGACATCTGCCGGGAGACGGTCGGTTGGGATGAGCCCAGGATTTCCGTCAGGTGACAGACACAGAGAGGACCCCGTTCGAGAAGACTGAGCAGGGCCCGTCGTCGGAGAGCATGGGTGAGAGCGAAAAAAAGATCGTCATCAGGATCGGGACCCTGTTTTGAAAGATTCATGCTTCCAAATATATCGAAGAATGAATTCGTCGTCAATCTCTCCCGGAAGTTCCGGGGGTGGGCCGGTCGTGCTTCCCGGCCCACCGGAAAGCAAGGGAAAGGAATTCCTTACATGTGGCGATGATCCATGGGGCCATGATGGGGACCCATCATCATTTCATGGTGCATCATCATCATCTCCCGCCAGAGTCGTTTGACTTTATCGAACTGTTGGGCTGTCAGGACGGCGTGCGCCCGGGAGATCATGTCGAGATAGCCGTGCATCAGCGTTCTTTTGTGGGACAGGATCTGGTCCATGTCCTTCCGGACGGTGGCTGTGTCAATCCTGTGGTGCATCATGTGTTCCATGACATCCAGATGCAGGACCCGGATGCGCGCCTTTTCCATGATCGCCGTCCTGAGGAAGCTCTCCTTCAGCTTCAGAAGCTTTGCGACCTGGTCTTTCGACAGGCCAATCCGGTCCTGGTTCATCAGATAGAAGGGGATGGGACCTCCCTGCATCATCATCTCCCCATGAGGATGCATGTGGGCCGAAGCCGGGGCAACGTCCACGAACCCGAGCAGACACAAGGCGGAAAGCCCGAAAAGAAAATGGGCCATTTTTTTGCACAGCATCGTAGCGCTCCTTCTGTTCTCGAACGTGTGATGGACGGAGGAGCCCGAGGCTCCCTCCGAAAGGAACCCGATGGTCAAAGTATACCCCCTTGTCCGGAGAGAGAATTCTGTCCCGGGAAAGCGGCCCGGGATGAAGTGCTTGATTTTCGGACTCTTTGAACGGTGTAATGGAAAAAAGATCCGGACATGATCATCGGAAGAGATGTTCATCGGCCTTTTTTGTCTCCAGGGAATGTCCGGTGACAACGGAAACAAGGCAGAGACCGAAGGATATCAGGGAAAGAGCATAAGGAGGAGCTTGTGAGGAAAACCGTGACAGGAGCTTGCGGGGCGATTTTGTGTGTTCTGGGAGCCTGTGCAACAGCTCCGGACGCGAATGTGGCTCCCCAGCACCTTCTTCTGGACGATCATTCGACGCGATTCTATGTCAAAACAATTCCGGTCCCTCCCCGGTCTTCGCAAATTATTGTGATCCGGAAAGCGGTGCTCGACACGATCCACCACATCAGTTTTTCAGAATTTCTCCGACAATCCGAACCCCATTCGGTCAAGGCCCATTATTATCTGATGGACTACTCCCGGACAGTGGTCGAATCTCCGGAAGACCACCCCGAAGGAGAGTGGAAGTATCCGGTTTTTGGTTCCCCCTACCGTTTTCGTTACAAAGGGACAGTTGTGGTTCTCCGGTCCGAATGGGAAGCAGAAAAAGAGCGGGAAAAAAAGAAGTTGGCCGAGGCTCTCCGGAAGGAGCAAAGAAAGAAAAAGGTGGAAGACCGGCTGGGTTCCGGTCTGGTTCCGCTTGTCAAGGGTCCGGAAGGCGGAAAGATTCTGCAAGAGGACAAGGATGCGCTGACCGAGGTGCTGCCATCCGGGGCCTATATTGTCCATCCCGCTTCCGAACTGACCCGGCGGGGGTATCGATTTGTGGATGGTCAGTGGGAGGGGCCTTCCCCAAACCCTTCCTGAAGACGGGTGGCCGTTCCAACGGAGTTTCCCGAGGCATCCTCCCCCCCGACGAGGAGAAGGGAGCCGTCATTGAGAAGTGCGGCCCCGGTTTCTTTTCTCCGGATCAGGTCGGATGCCGGAAATGTCGACCATGTGTTCTTTCGGGAATCGAACAGGTCTCCCGTATCGAGAACGCCCGTCCGGTTGAGACCGTCGAGAACGAGGACTTTCCCGTCCGGAAGAACGGCCGCCGCGGGGTATAAACGCGGCGTTACTGCCACGGGAGCAGGAGTCCAGCGGCGGGTGTCCGGTTCGTAGAAAAATCCTTGTCCTGTGATTCCTCCGCTGCTGACAAGCCCTTCCCCAATCCAGACCCGACCATCCGGAAGAAAGGCGGAAACGCCTCCAATACGGGCGAGGGGAGCGTCTTTCTCCCGAATCCACCGGTTCTTCTGCAGATTGAATCGTTCGGTTTTTGCTGTCATTCCCTTCTCATCCTCTCCGCCTGTGACCAGAATCTCGCCATCGGGAAGAAGAACTGCCGTACTGGCGGCCCGGGCCACAGGAGCATCCCTGAGCCGGATCCATTTTTGCCGGTGGGGATCAAAGAGAAAACTCAGGCGGGTAAAACCCTGGCTGTTGAATCCTCCTGTCACGAAAATTCTTCCCCCGGGCAGGGCGACACCGGAAGCATAGGCAACCCCCAAAGGATAGGAGGGAAGGGGGATCCATCGACGGTCCTCCGGAATGTAGCGCTCGACAGCCGTGGAAATCCCCTGGTTTGTCTCTCCGCCGATGACGGTCGGCGGGATTCCCGGTCCCCCCACGACCAGAACGGAATCCCTTTCGGTGGGCATTGGAGGAAGAGATTTCCAAATATGACCGGGGTCGGGGGCCATCTGGCCGACACGGAGAGCGGTCCGGAGGAGAAATCGTTTTTGGATTGCAGAAAGACGGGATGTCCGGTTCCCCACTTCCTGCCAGACGGCCTCCCGCCAGTCGACGGTTCCAAGCAGTGCGGGCAAAGTCTGTCCGCAGTAGACGAGAGGCCTCTTGTCGCTTCGTCCGTCCAGGAGGCCATCGGACACGTCTTCTGCCAGCACGGAGCCCGCGTTCCAGGAGTGACCGCCATTCCAGAGGGAGATCAGGTACAGGACGCTTTCGAACGGGGATGCCTCTGCATCGGGAGAGATCACCTTTTGCTCATCCCCGAACACGCCGTCGAACCAGCGGGAGGAGTGAGTGTAGAGGGAAGACCAGGACTGTTGTCCTTTTTTCAAGCGATAGAGGAATCGTGTTCTCTGGTCTTTTGCACTGCTTTCAAAGTCAATCCTGAACGGGGTGCTCCCGGAGAAGGAGGGCAAGACGACGGCGGAGTAGGAAGCGGACTGGCCATTCAGGGAACAGGGATCCAGGGGGGCAAACCAGAGAAGTCGAAGGGGAGTATGTCGGGGACGCCGGAATTGAAAAAAACCTCTTTTGTCCGTTGTCCGGATATCGATCAGATCCCTGTTTTTCCCGGTTTCCGGGTTGACGCGAAAAATTTCGACCGGCGTAACGGGCAAAGGTGCCCATCCGGTGAGTGTCTCTTGGGATTGGGCAAATCCTTTTGAACTATTGGCCAACAGAACAAGGGTCAGAAGAAAAAGGAACCTTTGCCGGAACAGCAAACCCATCAGCGCTCTCCAGAAAAAGGGTTCAGGGGCGAACGGTCAGATGGCCCCGGGCGGTTCGGGGATGAAAGTCCCCGAAGAATTCGTATGTTCCCGGAGGAAGGGCCCGTATCGGAACGTCGATGGCGTGATGAGGCAGAACGATGATTTCGAATTCGAGATCGTAGCTTTCGAACTCTTCCGGATGATTGTCGTCGTTCGATACGTGCAGGATGATTGGGCGTTGGGCCGGGACGATCAGATTCTCCGGGGTGAAAACATGCTTTTTCAGGTGGAGGACATAGGTGGAGGATGTCTCGGCCCGGACGGTGGAGAGGTGAAGAATGGCTGCGACGGTCAGAATCACAAGTCCCGCCCGTGTCAGGAGAGACAGGAAAAGGATGCGGGAACGGCCAGAACTCAAGGGCGCTCCGTGTGCCCTGTCGGGCGGGATGTTTTCTCCGGAAGGGTTCCGGGGGACGGGGCCGTCCGGATTTGGGAGATTCTCCACAGTCCGGTGAACATGACGGCAAGATAGCCCCAGACCGTGATCAGTGTCATGAGCGACGGACGGGCCCGATAGCCGAAAAAGTCTGAAAAGAGTGTCCCGATCATGGAGTGTTCGTTCAGGAGACGGCTCGTATCCCAGACTTGAAAGATGAGAGGGGAAAGAACGCCGATTGAAATCAGCCTCCCTACTCCGGAAGCAATCATGCCGGCCGCCATCAGGATCAGGAGGACGGATGTCAGCCGAAAGAAGAGCGTCAGGGGAATGCGGGAAAATCCCTTGAAAAGAGCAAAAACGACGAGGATGCCGGTGACAACACCCGCCATGCCTTCCAGCAGGGGTGTTGCGAGCGTTGAACCCGAATCGCCCTGCAGGGCGATTCCCCAGAGGAAAAGAATGGTCTCAAGGCCTTCCCGGAAGACACCCATGAACGCCAGGAGAAACAGCACTTCCCCGTGCCCTGACTCCAGGGCAGTCAAGGCTTTTCCCTGGATCCGGCCCTTCATGGCAGGGGCATTCTGTGTCATCCAGAGAACCATGAAAGAAAGAAAAACGGCCGCGAGAAAAAAGATCGAGATATCCAGCCATGTCTTGAGGGAGCCTGAGAGAAAGGATTCCAGACGATTCGCCAGAAGACCAAGAACAAGACAGGCTGCGACGGCGAGCCCGGTCCCCCACCAGACACGCTTCATGTCGCTTGTCCGGCCGAGCCGTTTCAGGGTGGTCGCCAGGATTCCCACGAGGAGAGAGGCTTCCAGTGTTTCTCTTGCCAAGATGAGGAAGGTTTCCATAAGATACCCCTGGTTTCTCCTTTGCTTGAGATTGATTCTCAATTTTGATTTTAATGCGTGTTGCCCGTCATGTCAATCGGGTTGGGGGATCCACTCAGGACAGCTCAGGATGTTCTGGCTCTTTTGATTGTCGATGCGCTAGAATTGTGACGTTTTGGGTGGGGCAAAACCGAAGGGCGTTCGACCAGAGTCACTCTCTCCCGAGGAGGTACCATGCAACTGTCTTTTCATGGGGCGGCATCCTGTGTTACCGGTTCCTGTCATCTTCTGGATGTGGATGGCTTCCGGATCCTGATTGATTGCGGATTGTTCCAGGGGGAAGACGAGTTATTCAGTTCCAATCTGAAGCCTTTCGGGTTCGAGCCGTCATCCATCTCCGCGGTCATTCTGACCCATGCGCATCTTGATCATTGCGGGAGACTTCCCACCCTTGTCCGTCAGGGGTTCAGAGGACCCGTCTATGCGACGTCTCCGACCCGATACCTGGCCGAGATTGTTCTCTGGGACGCCGCCCATTTGCAGGAAGAACGATTTCAGGGAAAAACGGGAAGGCAGAAATCTCCTTCCCGTTCCTCGTCCCGCTATACCCCTTACCGGATCGCGGACGTCATCGACACGATGGGCCATTTTGGTCCGTCTGCGGAATATGAGGTTCCGGTCAATCTTGCTCCCGGGATTGATGCGACGTTCTATAACGCCGGGCATATCCTTGGATCGGCGTCCGTCCAGATCACTGTTTCCCGTCCCGGGAGAAAGACACGGATTCTGTTTTCCGGAGACCTCGGGCCGGGACATCCTGCTCTTTTGTCGCCGGCTTCCCCTCCGGAGGATTCGGATTATGTCGTTATGGAAACGACCTACGGGGACAGGCTTCACCGCTCTTTTGAAGAGTCGAAGGAAGAGCTTTTGGGCGTCTTGACCGAAACATACGGGAGAGGCGGAAAAGTTCTGATTCCGACATTCGCACTCGAACGGGCGCAGGATCTGCTGTTTTTCTTTCGCGAATGGAAAAGCGAAGGACGTCTGCCGGGCCGCCAGTCCTATTTTCTGGATTCGCCGATGGCCATTAACGTGACACACATCTACGAAAGGTTCCCGGAACTTCTGGGAGATCGTCTGCTTGCAGAATTTCAAAAGAAAAAAGATCCATTTCTGTTTCCCGAACTCAAGTTTACCCGGACGGTTGATGAATCGCGCACAATCCGTGATACGGGACCCCGTGGGGTTATTCTGGCCGGTTCGGGAATGGTGTCCGGAGGAAGAATCCTCTATCATCTGGCGCAGGAGATGGAAAATCCTCGATCCAGCCTGGTCTTTGTCGGATACCAGGCGGAGGGAACACTGGGAAGAGCCATTCTGGAAGGCCGTAAAACGGTGCGTATTCAGGGAGTCATGAAAGATGTCCGGTTGGCACTGCATTCCATCAACGGTTTTTCGGCCCATGCCGATCAGGCGGACCTGTTGAAGTGGTGCGGGTCAA
The sequence above is drawn from the Leptospirillum ferriphilum ML-04 genome and encodes:
- a CDS encoding DUF3105 domain-containing protein, producing the protein MSAAPARKNSLLSRWPLILVLFILTVFFVYVSRQKNPSNPQNTVSSSAATSPATTPVSAATDATHPGMFYPSQGHDHWDLARLQKFQYNSNPPTSGPHMEQFIDSYTPSSPLPAYIQVHLLEHGNVLIQYNCTCPHTVEALKKIASSFDTYSPSLGLEEGKAVIVAPNPSLPHRIVLTAWTRLLGMDTLDEKAAGQFISTWLGNAQNTRQ
- a CDS encoding Slp family lipoprotein; protein product: MPIHPPGRPFFRFSGKLRVFTMFAVVFSVFSGCALFDSPPFPKQEVRWADRQILFRDIAHHPESLQGQHVILGGKILNITRKGMVSTIIVKEYPLGKELHPDTEKPSMGIFEIVTDEFLPADRYKPGHKVEVIGTVIGPTDLKTAGGRRVRIPVIRGRHLHAQAPAPPPMPMDMMDPGFMDPGFMGPGFFGPGMMMPGFF
- a CDS encoding heavy-metal-associated domain-containing protein, whose translation is MKIKILAFTALVLLGTSLSGPAPAFSAPEKLTLRLGGQYCNFYLDDVTKALMGVPGVQHVAYNKTQDQVTVQGNGDKLKESEVIQAINGVKGSSWYCEAHRMP
- a CDS encoding arsenic transporter — translated: MLAAIVFILTLMLVILQPRGLGIGWSALIGAAADLALGVVHWKDVPVVWSIIWDATFTFVALIILSLLLDEAGFFHWAALHMGRLGQGRPSRLFFLVILLGMGVSAVFANDGAALILTPIVLAMLLSLGLTPSGALAFVIATGFVADTTSLPFIISNLVNIVSADFFHISFVRYSQVMVPVDILSGVSTLLVLWLYYRRHLPESYNLSLLESPRHAIRDPVVFRWGFALLFLLLIVYFVSAPLGIPVSLVTSSAAILLLLIAARAYTGGKGRLIPIIPVLKGAPWQIVLFSMGMYLVVYGLKNANLTAFLSTLLADLASHGLWVATIGTGFLSALLSSVMNNLPSVLIGALSIQGAGSFPDGIRESMIYANVIGCDLGPKFTPIGSLATLLWLHVLEKKGEHIGWGLYMRVGIVLTVPVLLATLAGLAGWIGFLGHIRH
- a CDS encoding metalloregulator ArsR/SmtB family transcription factor gives rise to the protein MNLSKQGPDPDDDLFFALTHALRRRALLSLLERGPLCVCHLTEILGSSQPTVSRQMSVLRAKGLVEPLRKGQWIYYSLARSLPAWTRTFLTTLYETRPDFQNRSYQLSQNFCPVQAPTRLLFLCTQNACRSQISFGWARALGGAWVDVRSAGTHPHPDGVNPLAISVMRERGIDLSGQSSTPVDASLLRWANLVVTVCGEADESCPVLPPGVRKEHWPIPDPDRIHGSSREIYLAFTRTRDEIESRIRDLFQRLGIDILDRPLPFMATN
- a CDS encoding Kelch repeat-containing protein, encoding MGLLFRQRFLFLLTLVLLANSSKGFAQSQETLTGWAPLPVTPVEIFRVNPETGKNRDLIDIRTTDKRGFFQFRRPRHTPLRLLWFAPLDPCSLNGQSASYSAVVLPSFSGSTPFRIDFESSAKDQRTRFLYRLKKGQQSWSSLYTHSSRWFDGVFGDEQKVISPDAEASPFESVLYLISLWNGGHSWNAGSVLAEDVSDGLLDGRSDKRPLVYCGQTLPALLGTVDWREAVWQEVGNRTSRLSAIQKRFLLRTALRVGQMAPDPGHIWKSLPPMPTERDSVLVVGGPGIPPTVIGGETNQGISTAVERYIPEDRRWIPLPSYPLGVAYASGVALPGGRIFVTGGFNSQGFTRLSFLFDPHRQKWIRLRDAPVARAASTAVLLPDGEILVTGGEDEKGMTAKTERFNLQKNRWIREKDAPLARIGGVSAFLPDGRVWIGEGLVSSGGITGQGFFYEPDTRRWTPAPVAVTPRLYPAAAVLPDGKVLVLDGLNRTGVLDTGDLFDSRKNTWSTFPASDLIRRKETGAALLNDGSLLLVGGEDASGNSVGTATRLQEGFGEGPSH
- a CDS encoding cupredoxin domain-containing protein; protein product: MSSGRSRILFLSLLTRAGLVILTVAAILHLSTVRAETSSTYVLHLKKHVFTPENLIVPAQRPIILHVSNDDNHPEEFESYDLEFEIIVLPHHAIDVPIRALPPGTYEFFGDFHPRTARGHLTVRP
- a CDS encoding FTR1 family iron permease, with product METFLILARETLEASLLVGILATTLKRLGRTSDMKRVWWGTGLAVAACLVLGLLANRLESFLSGSLKTWLDISIFFLAAVFLSFMVLWMTQNAPAMKGRIQGKALTALESGHGEVLFLLAFMGVFREGLETILFLWGIALQGDSGSTLATPLLEGMAGVVTGILVVFALFKGFSRIPLTLFFRLTSVLLILMAAGMIASGVGRLISIGVLSPLIFQVWDTSRLLNEHSMIGTLFSDFFGYRARPSLMTLITVWGYLAVMFTGLWRISQIRTAPSPGTLPEKTSRPTGHTERP
- a CDS encoding MBL fold metallo-hydrolase RNA specificity domain-containing protein produces the protein MQLSFHGAASCVTGSCHLLDVDGFRILIDCGLFQGEDELFSSNLKPFGFEPSSISAVILTHAHLDHCGRLPTLVRQGFRGPVYATSPTRYLAEIVLWDAAHLQEERFQGKTGRQKSPSRSSSRYTPYRIADVIDTMGHFGPSAEYEVPVNLAPGIDATFYNAGHILGSASVQITVSRPGRKTRILFSGDLGPGHPALLSPASPPEDSDYVVMETTYGDRLHRSFEESKEELLGVLTETYGRGGKVLIPTFALERAQDLLFFFREWKSEGRLPGRQSYFLDSPMAINVTHIYERFPELLGDRLLAEFQKKKDPFLFPELKFTRTVDESRTIRDTGPRGVILAGSGMVSGGRILYHLAQEMENPRSSLVFVGYQAEGTLGRAILEGRKTVRIQGVMKDVRLALHSINGFSAHADQADLLKWCGSMKIPDRVFLVHGEHRSLSAYREKLSEAGWKHAHVPVLHETVELMEKPVSRSGGRTHR